One part of the uncultured Bacteroides sp. genome encodes these proteins:
- a CDS encoding oligopeptide transporter, OPT family, whose product MADEKKFVPFVSANASMREFTGRAVLIGLVLAVILGAANAYLGLKAGMTIAATYPAAVIGMAILRFFKGTILEENITRTVGSIGESVAAGAIFTLPAFYISGVWSGEQFSSIGSYFIASLILITGGILGVLFVALLRRVMVEDKELPFPESVAAAEIHKSGRSGSGGSKYLFSAMIVGAVVKIAGDLRLFATEWTTFFKSSIAKFAGGKTLDGGFLAGGPSISPAYLGVGYIIGPRLSALNFSGSVMAWGLMVPMLLTVLGSSFVGSLPQNAGIAVDSPDAWMNAANVVWKEVVRIIAIGGMLVAACFTLYRMRGSLGTGLKRSVKDLKRATQGSAADVERTEKDLKSSWILLGICFAAIATFVITYFIFNTSILVAIVASTIMIVLAFFFAAVSGYLVGIIGSSNNPISGLTLTALVVTALILVACGVDSHNGGVAAVLGIAAIVCVAAAVGGEMFQDLKAGHILGGTPWKMQVGDLIGVVVAGFVMFGVLIVLNQGDINMGLQQGYEGGFGSKNLSAPQAGLMAALSQGIIGGQMAWVLIIAGMVMAVAFILMGITSPMLIFVGMYLPFNTVFAIFVGGLIKGVLDLYVARRKYSVGQLATVENTGVLLASGLIAGEALMGLVVAIFAMFNIFFADMLPFASPNYVVGLVIMLVIGYFFVRVPIKKADSMKE is encoded by the coding sequence ATGGCGGATGAAAAAAAGTTCGTGCCTTTCGTTTCGGCGAATGCAAGCATGAGAGAATTTACCGGTAGAGCAGTGCTCATCGGTTTGGTACTGGCCGTTATTTTGGGAGCAGCGAATGCTTATCTTGGCCTTAAAGCCGGTATGACAATTGCTGCTACTTACCCGGCAGCAGTAATTGGTATGGCAATTTTGCGTTTCTTTAAAGGAACAATCCTGGAAGAAAACATAACCCGTACCGTTGGTTCCATTGGCGAGTCGGTTGCAGCAGGTGCAATCTTTACCTTACCGGCATTTTATATTTCCGGTGTTTGGAGTGGCGAACAGTTCAGTTCAATAGGCAGTTACTTTATTGCTTCATTGATTCTTATCACTGGTGGTATCCTTGGTGTTCTTTTCGTAGCTTTACTTCGCAGGGTAATGGTGGAAGATAAAGAACTTCCTTTCCCTGAAAGTGTGGCAGCAGCCGAAATTCATAAAAGTGGCCGTAGTGGTTCCGGTGGTTCCAAATATTTATTCTCTGCAATGATTGTTGGTGCTGTTGTTAAAATAGCTGGCGATCTTCGACTGTTTGCAACAGAATGGACTACGTTCTTTAAATCATCTATCGCTAAGTTTGCCGGAGGTAAAACACTCGATGGAGGTTTCCTTGCTGGCGGACCATCTATCAGTCCGGCATATTTAGGTGTAGGTTACATTATCGGTCCACGCCTTTCAGCACTCAACTTTAGTGGTTCAGTAATGGCATGGGGGTTAATGGTTCCAATGTTGCTTACTGTTCTTGGTTCTTCTTTTGTAGGATCTTTACCACAAAACGCAGGAATTGCAGTTGATTCTCCTGATGCATGGATGAATGCGGCAAATGTAGTTTGGAAAGAAGTTGTTCGTATTATTGCTATCGGCGGTATGCTGGTTGCAGCATGTTTTACTTTGTACAGAATGCGTGGAAGTCTTGGAACAGGATTGAAACGTTCTGTAAAGGACTTGAAACGTGCAACTCAAGGAAGTGCTGCCGATGTGGAACGTACTGAAAAAGACCTTAAGTCATCATGGATTCTTTTAGGTATCTGTTTTGCTGCCATCGCTACATTCGTAATCACATATTTCATCTTCAATACAAGTATTCTTGTAGCCATTGTTGCTTCAACCATTATGATTGTGCTTGCGTTCTTCTTTGCAGCTGTTTCTGGTTACCTGGTTGGTATCATCGGTTCAAGTAATAACCCTATCAGTGGATTGACTCTTACCGCTTTAGTTGTTACAGCACTGATTCTTGTTGCTTGTGGTGTCGATTCTCACAATGGTGGTGTTGCAGCTGTATTAGGAATTGCAGCCATTGTTTGTGTGGCAGCAGCCGTAGGTGGAGAAATGTTCCAGGACTTAAAGGCTGGACACATCCTTGGTGGTACACCATGGAAAATGCAGGTAGGCGACCTTATCGGTGTTGTTGTCGCAGGTTTTGTAATGTTCGGTGTATTGATTGTCCTTAATCAGGGAGATATCAACATGGGACTTCAGCAAGGTTACGAAGGTGGTTTCGGAAGCAAGAACCTTTCAGCTCCACAAGCTGGTTTAATGGCAGCCTTGTCACAAGGAATCATTGGCGGACAGATGGCATGGGTACTTATTATTGCCGGAATGGTTATGGCTGTAGCATTTATTTTGATGGGAATTACAAGTCCGATGCTAATTTTTGTGGGAATGTATCTTCCATTTAACACAGTATTTGCTATTTTTGTGGGTGGCTTGATTAAAGGAGTTCTCGATCTATATGTAGCACGTCGCAAATATAGCGTTGGTCAGCTGGCTACCGTGGAAAATACCGGGGTGCTTCTCGCTTCCGGATTGATTGCCGGCGAAGCATTGATGGGGTTGGTAGTTGCCATTTTTGCAATGTTCAACATCTTCTTCGCTGATATGCTTCCATTTGCCAGTCCAAACTACGTAGTTGGTTTGGTTATTATGTTGGTAATAGGCTACTTCTTTGTTCGTGTTCCTATTAAGAAAGCCGATTCAATGAAAGAGTAA
- a CDS encoding endonuclease: MRKFFLHLLMQLLIVCIGGQLMAQIPSGYYTSAVGKKKAELKTALHTIIMNATVLNYGSGDGKTWSGFAKTDVRPDGTVWDMYSNNKVPVNGNYAASGMNIEHSFPKSWWGGDERQAYKDLYNLNPSDIAANSAKSNYPMAVVDGTVTYSNGVIKVGKSSSRPGGLIDAWEPSDEYKGDFARGYMYMVTCYEDYSNDWTTTSALNELEKNTYPTFQQWAYQLLLKWSQEDPVSEKEINRNNAVSKIQGNRNPFIDYPELAEYIWGAKTETPWSESADPALYSPTNNSTLDLGVTSVSKILEKEVSVSGKNLTGDLAVSISGTGFTVNASSLTKDQVGAGAKVTVQYTSASAATATGTLSLSGGGVTVSVNLKAEAVDGIPVLAASNITSKSFVASWKNVSDATTKYDFSLYQSDKTTLVTGYPVSVDASLETQTVTNLTPDTQYYYKLTGGGLSSNLIGAKTLVAVPVVTATLQGGSLDFVTLPNAASSVKSVTVSTEYINGNISVKVGTPFELSSDQQTWSNTITLASAGGTFFVRMASSAAGSYQSTLSLSCTEISDDQEISVTGSAELAKTFLEDFETGTKGSYTTGTANCTTGNWTFANSLFMAGELKDLKNGAKSARLKPTGSIYMNTDKQNGAGALSLFAGTFGTDAATTIGIYYSSDAGTTWNAVAENVAVSNSLKEYKYSINISGPIRIKVANLTASSGSSRVNVDDISMTDYTSTAISKNEIDSFRFYVQSNQLVIQNDKIQNISIYNISGQIVYKHKLNPGVTSVTLPQGIYILNGDGVVKKIIIK, encoded by the coding sequence GGATGGAACGGTTTGGGATATGTACTCAAACAATAAGGTTCCGGTAAACGGTAATTATGCAGCATCAGGAATGAATATTGAACATTCATTCCCCAAAAGCTGGTGGGGAGGTGATGAACGTCAGGCTTATAAAGATCTTTATAATCTGAATCCATCAGATATTGCAGCTAATTCGGCAAAGAGCAATTATCCAATGGCTGTTGTTGACGGTACTGTTACATATTCAAATGGAGTGATAAAAGTCGGAAAATCAAGTAGTCGCCCCGGAGGTTTAATTGATGCCTGGGAACCTTCTGATGAGTATAAAGGCGATTTTGCACGTGGGTATATGTATATGGTAACATGTTATGAAGATTATTCAAACGACTGGACTACTACATCAGCTCTTAACGAACTCGAAAAAAATACTTATCCAACCTTTCAGCAATGGGCTTATCAGCTTCTTCTGAAATGGAGTCAGGAAGATCCGGTAAGTGAAAAGGAAATAAACAGAAACAATGCTGTTTCTAAAATACAGGGAAACCGTAATCCATTTATAGATTATCCGGAATTGGCCGAATATATTTGGGGAGCTAAGACGGAAACCCCATGGAGTGAGAGCGCTGATCCTGCCTTATATTCACCAACAAATAATTCAACTTTGGATTTGGGGGTTACTTCAGTTAGTAAAATACTAGAGAAAGAAGTCTCTGTAAGCGGAAAAAATCTGACTGGCGATTTAGCTGTAAGCATTTCCGGAACCGGATTTACTGTAAATGCATCTTCTTTAACGAAAGATCAGGTGGGCGCAGGTGCAAAAGTGACTGTTCAGTATACTTCTGCTTCAGCTGCAACTGCAACAGGTACACTTTCCTTATCAGGAGGCGGAGTAACAGTTTCTGTAAATCTTAAAGCTGAAGCCGTTGATGGCATACCTGTACTCGCGGCTTCAAATATAACTTCAAAATCATTCGTAGCTTCATGGAAGAATGTAAGCGATGCAACAACTAAATACGATTTTAGTCTTTATCAATCGGATAAAACAACATTGGTTACAGGTTATCCGGTAAGCGTTGATGCTTCTTTAGAAACTCAAACTGTTACAAATCTCACACCGGATACACAGTATTATTATAAGCTTACCGGTGGTGGGCTCTCTTCAAATCTTATAGGTGCAAAAACATTAGTTGCTGTACCTGTCGTAACAGCTACTTTGCAGGGTGGAAGCCTTGATTTTGTAACATTACCAAATGCTGCATCATCTGTAAAAAGCGTAACTGTTTCAACAGAATATATCAATGGTAATATTTCTGTTAAAGTTGGTACACCTTTTGAATTGTCATCAGATCAACAGACTTGGTCAAATACTATCACTCTTGCTTCTGCCGGAGGAACGTTCTTTGTTCGTATGGCTTCTTCTGCTGCAGGTAGTTATCAGTCAACTCTTTCTCTTTCCTGTACTGAAATTTCAGACGATCAGGAAATTTCAGTAACCGGATCTGCTGAATTGGCTAAAACATTTTTAGAGGATTTTGAAACAGGAACAAAAGGATCATATACAACTGGTACTGCTAATTGTACAACTGGTAACTGGACTTTTGCAAATTCATTGTTTATGGCGGGCGAACTGAAAGATTTGAAGAATGGTGCAAAATCAGCTCGTTTAAAACCTACTGGTTCTATATATATGAACACTGATAAACAGAATGGTGCAGGCGCACTTTCTTTGTTTGCAGGAACTTTTGGTACAGATGCTGCTACTACAATTGGGATTTACTACTCTTCTGATGCAGGAACAACATGGAATGCAGTAGCTGAAAATGTAGCTGTATCAAACTCATTAAAGGAGTATAAGTATTCAATAAATATATCTGGTCCGATACGAATCAAAGTTGCAAATTTAACAGCTTCAAGTGGTTCTTCTCGTGTCAATGTTGATGATATCTCTATGACAGATTATACTTCAACCGCTATTTCCAAGAATGAAATTGATTCATTCCGTTTCTATGTACAAAGTAACCAACTTGTTATTCAGAATGATAAGATTCAGAATATCAGTATCTATAATATCTCCGGGCAAATAGTATATAAGCATAAACTGAATCCGGGTGTAACTTCTGTCACACTTCCTCAAGGTATATATATACTTAATGGAGATGGGGTAGTGAAGAAGATTATTATTAAGTAA
- a CDS encoding PqqD family protein — protein MKEKEKINLFDVIPYISEHVTTEKEEDFFVIVFPRFRNRFMQKFFAPCGKSANLHVKLEEHGSAVWNLIDGNRTVREITEQLAEHFEHEENYEYRITTYISHLYTNGFIKYKTAL, from the coding sequence ATGAAGGAAAAAGAAAAAATAAACCTGTTTGATGTAATTCCGTATATTAGTGAACATGTTACAACGGAAAAGGAAGAAGATTTTTTTGTGATTGTCTTTCCCCGTTTTCGTAATAGGTTCATGCAGAAATTCTTTGCTCCGTGTGGGAAATCGGCCAATCTTCATGTAAAGCTCGAAGAACATGGCTCTGCAGTGTGGAATTTAATCGATGGAAATCGTACGGTAAGAGAGATTACGGAGCAACTTGCCGAACATTTTGAACATGAGGAAAACTATGAATACCGTATTACCACGTATATTTCTCATTTGTACACTAATGGGTTTATAAAATATAAAACGGCTCTTTAA
- a CDS encoding class II fructose-bisphosphate aldolase yields MVNYKDLGLVNTKDMFKRAIAGKYAIAAFNFNNMEQMQAIIQAAVETKSPVILQVSSGARKYANQTLLRYMAQGAVEYAKELGCANPEIVLHLDHGDSFELCKSCIDMGFSSVMIDGSHFSYEENIALTKKVVEYAHQFDVTVEGELGVLAGVEDDVVAEHHTYTQPSEVVDFVSRTGVDSLAISIGTSHGANKFTPAQCTRDANGILIPPPLRFDILEEIEKEIPGFPIVLHGSSSVPQELVAQINQYGGKLVDSIGIPEEQLRKAASSAVCKINIDSDGRLAMTAAVRKVFVEQPGEFDPRKYLGPARDTLKALYKLKLENVLGSAGKLAK; encoded by the coding sequence ATGGTTAATTACAAAGATTTAGGCCTCGTAAACACAAAAGATATGTTTAAGAGAGCTATCGCTGGAAAGTATGCCATTGCAGCGTTTAACTTCAATAACATGGAGCAAATGCAAGCTATTATTCAGGCTGCAGTAGAAACAAAATCTCCTGTTATCCTTCAGGTTTCAAGTGGCGCTCGTAAATATGCAAATCAGACTTTACTTCGTTACATGGCTCAGGGAGCTGTAGAATATGCTAAGGAATTAGGTTGTGCTAATCCTGAAATTGTTCTTCACTTAGACCATGGTGATTCTTTCGAACTTTGCAAATCTTGTATCGATATGGGATTCTCTTCAGTAATGATTGACGGTTCTCATTTCTCATACGAAGAAAATATTGCATTAACTAAGAAAGTAGTTGAATACGCTCACCAATTCGATGTAACAGTTGAAGGTGAACTTGGTGTATTGGCTGGTGTAGAAGATGATGTTGTTGCAGAACACCACACATATACTCAACCATCTGAAGTTGTAGATTTCGTATCTCGCACAGGTGTTGATTCATTAGCTATTTCAATCGGTACTTCTCACGGAGCAAACAAATTTACTCCAGCTCAATGTACTCGTGATGCTAATGGTATCTTGATCCCACCTCCATTGCGTTTCGATATCCTTGAAGAAATTGAAAAAGAAATCCCTGGATTCCCAATCGTTCTTCACGGTTCATCTTCAGTTCCTCAGGAATTGGTTGCTCAAATCAACCAATACGGAGGTAAGCTAGTTGACTCTATCGGTATTCCAGAGGAACAACTTCGTAAAGCTGCTTCTTCTGCTGTATGTAAGATCAACATCGACTCTGATGGTCGTTTGGCAATGACAGCTGCAGTACGTAAAGTATTCGTAGAACAACCAGGAGAATTCGATCCACGTAAATATCTTGGTCCTGCTCGTGATACTTTGAAAGCACTTTATAAACTGAAACTAGAAAATGTTCTTGGTTCAGCTGGTAAATTAGCTAAGTAA
- a CDS encoding endonuclease/exonuclease/phosphatase family protein encodes MKKLLIALNLLLLFSLSVNAQEKKKYALYSVAFYNMENLFDYTHDQGKDDYEYLPEGKNNWDSTKYVSKLKNMSEVLGMLARDKQPEGPAFIGLAEVENRHVLEDLIKQPALASNDYQIVHYEGPDQRGIDCALLYNPALFKVKTSKLLPYVNPDDTVHKTRGFLVVNGVMADENVTVIVNHWPSRGADSPARILAGKQVYAIKDSLLRENPALKIVIMGDMNDDPMDESMSKALGARREIADVEVGGLYNPWWNTLQVKGMGTLTYRGKWNLFDQIVVSSNLLGDDRSTLKFCKNEIFYRDFMIQQEGNYKGSPKRTFGGSLWLNGYSDHLPTIVYFLKEVK; translated from the coding sequence ATGAAGAAACTGCTGATAGCATTGAATTTACTTCTTCTGTTTTCCTTATCAGTTAATGCACAGGAAAAAAAGAAGTATGCGCTTTATAGCGTAGCTTTTTATAACATGGAAAACTTATTTGATTACACCCATGATCAGGGTAAAGATGATTATGAATATCTTCCCGAAGGAAAAAACAATTGGGATTCAACCAAATATGTATCCAAACTAAAGAATATGTCCGAAGTGCTTGGCATGCTGGCACGTGATAAACAGCCCGAAGGTCCGGCCTTTATCGGTTTGGCTGAGGTAGAAAACAGACATGTGCTTGAAGATTTGATTAAACAACCGGCACTTGCTTCTAACGATTATCAGATTGTTCATTATGAAGGACCAGATCAACGTGGCATTGATTGTGCACTTTTGTACAATCCTGCTTTATTTAAAGTTAAAACAAGCAAGCTTCTTCCTTATGTAAATCCTGATGATACAGTTCATAAAACACGTGGATTCCTGGTTGTAAACGGAGTAATGGCCGACGAAAATGTTACTGTTATTGTTAATCACTGGCCATCCAGGGGAGCCGATTCACCTGCCCGTATATTGGCTGGCAAACAAGTTTATGCTATTAAAGACTCTTTGCTTCGCGAAAATCCTGCTTTAAAGATTGTTATTATGGGAGATATGAATGACGACCCAATGGATGAAAGTATGAGCAAAGCTTTAGGTGCACGGAGAGAAATAGCCGACGTGGAAGTAGGTGGACTGTATAATCCATGGTGGAATACTTTGCAGGTAAAAGGAATGGGAACACTAACTTACCGGGGAAAATGGAATCTTTTCGATCAGATTGTAGTATCATCCAACTTGTTAGGTGATGACAGAAGCACATTGAAGTTCTGCAAAAATGAAATTTTCTATCGTGATTTCATGATACAGCAAGAAGGCAATTATAAAGGCTCGCCTAAAAGAACTTTTGGAGGCAGTTTATGGCTGAATGGCTATAGCGATCACTTACCAACTATTGTTTACTTTCTTAAAGAGGTTAAATAA